The Archocentrus centrarchus isolate MPI-CPG fArcCen1 chromosome 13, fArcCen1, whole genome shotgun sequence genomic interval GCCGGGCTGCGGTCACTGTCGGGCGGGTGGGATAGTGGGGTGCACCTTGTGGTGGCGCCGGGATGGCTGGTGGGTTGTATTTGGCCGGGATCGATGGGTGGGCTTGGATGCTGGTTCCTGGCTGGTGCAGTTTCGTGTTGTCTCATGGGCAGCCTGGGGTTGCTACTGTGGACTGGGTGGCTCGGTTTTGTCTGCTTGTTTACATTTGCATGTGGGGCTGGGGTGGTGTCGTGTGGGGCTGCTGTTTTGCTATTGTGGCATGCTGTGTGGTCGGAGGCGGGATGCGGTGGGGGTGCCTGAGGTAGGGGAGGTGTGCTGGGCTTGCGCTGAGGGAAGTGTATTCTGGCTAGCTTTTCGGGGCTGGGGCCCTACTACGGGGGCGCCCCCCCCCCGTGGATAGGTCATCTGTGGCATCTGTGTTCGTGGATGTGTGTTCGATGTTAGTGCGCTGGTTGGGGGTGGTCCTTTGGGGGGACCTTGGGGcttgtgggggtgtgtgtggggggttcTGCAAGGCTGAGATTAGGGCTTGCTGGGGGGTGGGGCTGTTTTGCCCCGAGGCTGCTTTGGTTGGCTGGCTCGTTGGGACTATGTGGTCTCTTCTTGGCCCTTCTCTGGATGGGTCCGGTTCATTCGGGTGGTGCCCCGCTCTTGTCCTGGCCAATGGgttactctgctgctgctgcagagggtTGGGCTGTCTGCCCTTCTCCACCCTGGAGAGAAGAAGACCATCTCCTGGGTCCGGGGACAGGTTGCCCCTTTGGGGGACGTTACCTGGACCTGGGAGTATAGTATGTGTATGGGGAGTGTGAGTGGGTGCATGACgtccatttttgtgtgtgtttatgttgggCAAGTGGAGGTGAATGTTTGTATGAGAACATGTGGGTGGTAATGTGTGATTGAGTCAGTGGGTGGCTGTTTATCTGTCAGGTTGGGTTCTGGGCTGCCCCCTCTCCTGGATCATCTTGGGCCCCCTATTAAAATGTGAGGCCTATTTCCCCCGTCACACTCTCCGCTGGTGGCTGGTGCCTCTGCCCGCCAGTGTGTGGGTGGGTCTTGGTATCTGGGGCTGGGTGCCGGGGTATATGCCGGCTCGCCCTGGTGGCTGCTTGCCAGGGCCTGGGTACCCTGGCCCGGTTGGGCCTCTGGTGGGGGGTGGTGTGTCTTCAGGGCTCGGGTCTTGTTGTCCATGGCCGGATCTGCTCTGGCGTAGCGGGTTGTTGGTGGGGCCTGTGGGCTCGTCGCTGTGGCCACAGGGGGCTTCTGCATCGTGGCTGCCAGGTGTCGCCTGGGGCTtgcctctgctgccctcttgggggggggggggggggggggggggggactggtTGTTCCTGTGGGGAGCTCCCGGGGCTCCGTGCTTGGGGGCCGCTGGGTGTCTGTGGCTCCGTTCTTCCTCATGCCATCCGCGTATCCCGGGGGGTGGATCTGTGGGCCCCCATACTTACTATCAAATATTCTTAGGGAGAAACTTTAtagacacaagcacacacatacacgcacggGTGTCTAGATTCAGGTGTTTGTCAGATACAATCTCAGTTGGGCTGCGGTTATCACTGAATAACTGCTTGTATTCTCTTCCATTACCTTGTATGGTGTACTTTCCATTGAAGGTATAACTGTTATTATATACTGCATATGCTGTTTGTTGTGGattctattttgttttgttttctctttccacAGGTCTCGAGGCAGACTTCAAGGGTGCTGACTTGCTTTATCTCtatactttttttctttctcctctacttctatctccttttttctttttaaacctttcctccatctctctcttttccactttccctttttttcctctcatcttTGTGTCCATTACATTTGACATGAACCCAAAGCAATTTCTAATGAAGCTTCATATCTATAACAAGGGGAACATCATGGTGAAAGCTGTAATGCTCCGCTTGTGAAAACAAATCTGTTGGACCTTACCTTGCAAGACATTCAGACGACACACAGCCAAACAGCTCGACAAGACATgtttaagggaaaaaaattaaaaaatgaagagagggaaaagaaaaaaaagactcagaggtgctaattctcatgccagctgcttcacgttcggctgcgaactgttccactgcaagctggaggccaccccctgatgaagcaaGCATtgtccgcaaaaagcagagatgagattctgagtacactgaggcggaatttagattttaacttttattgagaAGGGGTCATAAACTGTAGAACAATGAACACTGTTCATAATGCACGGCACAACTTTACAGttgcaatttattcatttttcaaatgttaatttctcatattttaatgatgtGTGAAAATCATTTGCAGTAATGAGTTTTCATGTAATATTTAACAtcaatttattttatgttttttttctttgttgttcatTTGGAGTGTAACACACAATGTGCAGTGCCACCGACTTAAAGAACATTTAGAGTATGATTTATTATTGAAGAATGCAATtaatgcctttgtttagacagtttttgacagtCAGTTAGTTTAGTTTCCCTCAACTGATAAATTATTTGCCCGGAACATCTCTAATAGTTATGTTTCTGCCCAGTAACTATAATTCCATTACTAACAGCATCAACTGACAACTGCTATGCTAGTAtcactgtatatataaaaaatcataatgaatgatactttattgatcccacaacggggaacttacagttaacagaacaccatccaagaagacaaacaaacattgCCACTTACAAATATttagtcttcttcttttttgcaaGCTACATATTCATTGTATAATGCAAAGTGATCAATtaaagattcaagattcaagattcaagaagtttattgtcatgtacaccgcaaaacactgtggttatgctgagcaatgaaattcttacttgcgactgctttacaaacaattgaaataagcaactaagttaaaataaaatttaagaactagtatattaggaaagtaaaagtagaaaataaaataaataaataataaagcaagtgcaatatatacagatatatacagatgaaagaaaggcaggtaatcacagtttggtaatcagtcagtggttcagtagcctgatggcctgtggatagaaactgttttttagtctggttgttcttgcttttacactcctgtaacgtctgccagacggcaggagtgtgaacagtgtgtgctgtgggtgggtacggtccttgatgatgttgtgtgccctctttattacccgggtattataagtgtcctgtagtgatgggaaggcagctccacagatgaattgtgctgttttgatgacacgctggagagccttcctgtcctgactggtgcagtttccataccacaccgtgatggagtttgtcaggatgctctccacagtgcatctgtaaaagttgctgaggagcttaggggataatccgaatttcctcagtttccttaagaagaagagtctctgctgagctttcttgacagtctgtgttgtgttgtaggtccaggtgaggtcttcactgatgtgggtgccaaggaatttgaaggtcttcactctctccacctgagtcccgttgatgaataatggagcatgctggtctcttctcttcctcgggtcaataatcatctccttagtcttctctgtatttaaggagagattattttcctggcaccaggacaccagctgggccacctcttccctgtaagctgcttcctctcccccagtaatcagcccaatgacggtggtgtcgtcagcaaacttgacgatggaggtgttgctttgggaggggatgcagtcgtaggtgaagagggtgtacaggagaggactaagcacacagccttgtggggtcccagtgctcactgtctttgtttctgatgtcctggtaccaactctgactgcctgaggtctgtctgtaaggaagtccaagacccagcggcagagggagggtggtattccgagggtgaacagcttttcaaccagcctgcttgggatgacagtgttgaaagctgaactgtagtctataaacagcattcgaacataagtgtccttattttcaaggtgtgagagggctgtatggatggctgcattaacagcatcatcagttgaacggttctgacggtatgcaaattgcaggggatctaatgtgtccggaatggatcctttaatatgggacatgaccatcctctcaaagcacttcattacaagtgaagtgagtgcaatgggacgatagtcattcaaagaggttgtgttggttttcttggggaggggcactatagtggtggacttgaagcatgtgggcacagatgattgggagagggacaaattaaaaatatctgtaaaaacctcggccagctctgaagagcagaccctcagagcacggccagggatgttgttggggccaggtgcttttcgggggttggtcctcctcagggccttgcacacctcagtcgatgttacagtgggtgaagagctctgtgttgcctccggtagtagaatctctctacgttggatggagttgagggtgtcaaagcgagcatagaactggttcaactcatctggtagggcgttgttgcaggctgtgatcctgctgttcctctgctgaaagtcagtgatgtgttgcaagccctgccacatgcgtcgggaatcagagtgtttgtaatatccctccagcttcagtctgtactgcctcttggcttccctgatggatctacgtaggtcatatctggtctttctgtagccctccgtgtcaccagaggcaaatgcagttgagcgtgcatgcagcatggagcgtacctcacagttcatccatggtttctggttgggatatatcttgcagcatttggtggggACAATATTATCAATGCATGTGCTGATATAACTGGTAACCACTGATGCATATTCCtctaaatccacagaactgtcctctctcagagcagcattcttaaacacatcccagtttgtggcattaaagcagttctgaagcaccagatcagtctcttcactccaaactttaatgcttttaattgctgggggggcttgtttgaggagctgcctgtactttggatagaggaacacagaaatatggtcggactgtccaaaatgtgggcggggcacagccttgtatgcatccttcacattgctgtacacgtgatccagaatgttgttattccttgtgggaaagctcacatgttgatggaacttagggagaacagtcctgaggctgcaattgttaaaatccccggcaacaacaaacacagcatctgggTGGGCGGTCTCttgtttgctgatgatgtcgtGCAGTACTCCTAGCGCTGTGGTCCGATCGGCTCGCGGCGGGATATAAACAGCCAGCATTAACACAGCACTGAACTCCCTCGGTAAATAAAAGGGTCTGCACTTCACCATCAACACTTCGATGTCAGTATAACAGTgtttctccaccacctgaacgTCCACACACCATCGCTTgttgacataaacacatacaccgcCACCTTTGTTTTTACCCGAGGCAGATGTGCGGTCTCCGCGGTGCACTGAGTGGGTCTGTAGTTGAATGGCCGAGTCCGGCGTAGTTGCAGTGATCCAGGTTTCCGTGAAGATCAGAGCACAGCACTCCCTGATCTCCCGCTGAGCTATTGTCCTAGCTCTCAGCTCGTCCATCTTGTTTTCGAGAGAGCGGACATTAGCTACCAAAAGGCTAGGCAATGGTGGTCGTGTGGCTCTAGCCTTTAGTTTAGCATGTAGCCCTCCTCTCTTGCCACGCTTCTGTCTTGGATGCGCTCGTTGTCGGCTGCTCTGCCTGCCTGAGCGTGATCGTGGTGTTACGGCCTGCTGGCTGGAGCTGGCatgatccaaacacagaagaaggctATGGTCCAAAAGGTCTAAGCTAAGCCCATGGGAAACTTTTCCAATGTCCAatagtgtttctctgctgtacgTGATCCTTGAGTACAAGCACTGAATATTAGCCACACAAACTAGCACtagaataaacaacaaatacaattgGTGTAGGGAGCGCGTCGCAAACACGTCTGCCACGGAGGGCGCCATGTCGCCATTCTTTTGTCACTGTTTGATGATCACTTATTTGCCAATATAAATAACAACACAGTGTAGTTACCCCAAAGTGGCAATGCGCTAATAAAATTTTAGCaaaatttatttacaaacaACGTACATGTAGCATAGATTTAATGTCATCCTTCATTTTGAGATCAGCTACTACACATAATACATATAATCTCTAAGggttaatataaatataaaatatacaaaaataatcTAATTCCCAAACACTATATAGATGTTGATAATATGGTACTCTTTCATCCAGATTGATTAACACATGAAAGAGGAGTTAGGGAACAGACATACATACACAATGATAATTATAGTAAAAAATTTAACATTTCGTCCAAATAGTGCCACCAAGAGGCCACAGCTGTAGTCATTGGTTCATGTTTAACCATTAAGGTCTTTAGTAAAGGAATGGCACCTAACACTTAAAGCAAAAggtagataataataataatgacaatatttctgtcttttttttctgtacatctACAATCTGCTGACTCACTGGTATTGTCAGCTTTAATCTCAAGATTGCATTATGGGGAAATTAGGGAAAGAGTTTGAATGGATCAGATTCCAAGCCTGCATTGCATAAAAGACAGCCTGGACTTGCATCCGAATTATCAGAGCTTGTCATGCAGCAGCCAGACAGTCCATTCAGCATTGGTTAAGGCCAAATTGAAGTTGTTCTTTTGAATTTAGTTGATCCAGCACTCTACAGATGGGAAGAACTGGGGACAAAGACACAATATTTTGAGTCCAAGTAACaatttaattattaaaacatttatacaAAACCAACACGTCAGTATACTGGTTCTTCAGGCAGGGTACAGCAACCCAGTCTAGTATATGTGGTTACAAGGTAAAAAAGTGAAGAATgaaaatacaacaacaacaacaacaacaacaacaacaacaataataataataataactctAAACTGTAATTTGGAAAGAGTATATTCATTTGGGTTAAGAGGCCTGAAAACGGATCCCTTATGACTTTGCAGAGCCACGACCCATGATTgccttctttgtgtttctctctggtTTCAGCAGAATAATGTAACATTTGGGTCCAAACAGTGCCACCAACAGGCCAAAACTTGAGGCCAAAATGGCAAATACCTCCACTGCATCTGCATATTTGCCTGGAGAGTTGACATATGCAGGGACGAAGGCCACCCACACAGCACAGAAGATCAGCATGCTGAAAGTGATGAGTTTGGCTTCATTGAAGTTGTCTGGAAGATTCCTAGCTAGAAATGCTAGCAGAAAGCTAAGAATAGCTAGTACACCAATGTAACCCAGTAATACTGCAAAGCCAATTGTAGACCCAACTACACACTCAAAAACTATTTTGTCATTGTGATATTGGGTGTTTTTATGTGGAGCTGGAGAGGACGAGACAAGCCAGGCAGTGCAGATAGCAGCTTGGATTGAAGTAAGAACCAGAACTGTTCCTCTCTGCTGTACAGCACCAAACCATTTCAGATTGGCTCCACCTCCTGGCTTGGAGGCTGTGAACACAGCCAGAACAACCATGGTTTTTACCAGGATACATGAAACGCAAAGCACAAAGCTGATCCCAAATGCTGCATGCCTGAGTTGGCATGTCCATAGCCTTGGTTGTCCGATGAATAACAGTGAACACAGGAAGCATAGTTTAAGTGACACTAAAAGCAGGAAGCTCAATTCTGAATTGTTGGCACGCACCATAGGTGTGCTGCGATGATGGGTGAAGATCCCCAGGACCACAGCACATATAAGTGTGCCTAGCAATGAAGCAGTTGTCAAGCAGATACCCAGAGGCTCATGGTAGGAGAGGAACTCTGTTTTCTTAGCAACACAGTGATCACGTTGGGGGCTTGACCAGAAGTCCTCTGGACAATTGGTGCACTCCAAAGAGTCTAGTATAAAGGGGAAGATTAgcttgctttcttttctttttctttattttttaaatttgcattcCTGGCCAAACCAGCTGCTTCTGTCATAAAATTTTGATGATACCAACCTGTTTCATTGCTGAACTTTCCTTCGGAACAAAGGACACAGTCAAAACAGCACACAGGTTGCCCAGTTTTTCTAGCCATTCGAGTACCTGGGGGACAGCGTACACTGCACACTGACAGCACTGGCTGCAGAGTTAGTTATGCCACATTCATTGTACACTACATTATCGTATTATAGTGCATCATACAGAACTAAATCTTAAACAGCAATGAATAGAAGTTACCTTTTTAGAGTCAGAGTTCCAAAAGATTTTATCTTCATCCAGTGTGAGTTCTTCACCATTTAAAGCTGTGTTCTTAACAACACCCACATTCTGTACCTTCATACTTCCATCAGGGAGCCACAGCCAGTTCATGATATCATATATAGGCAAGGCATCACCATTTTCATCAAATGACACTTCATCTCCATATGGAGTGGTGAAGTTGACCTTTTCCAAATAATGCATCAACTAGGAAACAATTAAATCAAGAGATAAATATGTAAGGGaatgtaaaaatatgaaaagtaaAATCTAGGCAAATACTTTAATGACTGGAAATGGAGGGGAGaaagggtttttaaaaaaatccttcaaTCGCCACATAATCTAGTTAAATGTTCACATCACAAAAGCAATTTTTCATTCTTATTTCTCAAATTACTTTGCTTATCTCAGAGaagtaaatatttatattctaatgtgaatgtgaatgttgtCTCCAAAATCTGTCTGTAACACAAGTCTTATTCATGTGTTTTCACAGAAACACCCTCACTGCTTTCATAataattaagagggtaagtagcagcaaGATGCTGCTTGATTGACTGATCATTAGTGTATGCCTGTGTAACAAATTCTATAAGAGCACAAATTTCAGACGTTTGCTGTTCagaatattcatgtgtgttaaTACAATGCCTATCCCAGGGTGAGAGGCAAGATCTACAGGCCTCAATCtgaatgttaaacattaaagttgacagtacaaaagaaaaaagacttaATAAGAAAAAGTTGTGATGTTTGGACATAATAAAATATGCCACGTTTGTCAAAAGCACTGTGATGGAGAGGTTATGATTTGTTGTAAAGAACAGTAGGTCACacttcctccacaatgatgtgagagattGATAAAGTCAGACATTAAATGATTACTTGAACTTAATGCTACCAAAGATGGTTCTTTTAAACTATTGAATTAACGGGTGCacatagtttttcacaggactgcctAGAATCccatgaaaactttatttttcacatgattGTAGTAGTTGATggctaaatcaataaaaaataaatgttgggTATAAACAAATACTATACCTGCCATGGCTCCATTGTTTGCAAAGTAGCACAGCTGTGCCCGCTGAAAGGCCCTCTCCCTGGTGCACAGTGAAGCATATCATCAAGGGCATATGCAAGAGCATACACAGCCTTGTAAATATTGTACTCAGGCCGGAGGTTAGAAACATCCAAAAACTCAGTCTCCACATTCTCTAGTTCTTCTTGTCCAGTGCAGATTGCTCCCCCACCTTCTAACCAACCTGATGGAGGTGGAGCAAATCTACACTGAAAGGTGTATTCCCAAAACTGTCTTACctgaaattattatttcagtcttaaatgggaaaaaaatgttttgtgttctgagttcagacatattttaaatttacaacCTTACCATGCTATTTCCAGTGTTATTGCTGTCATAAAGGTCAGGATGTGTTTTCAGCAGAAAATCCCTGAGCCCTGGTATTTCTCCTTGACGAATGGCGATGCCCAGTGTGCCACCCAGATATGGCATGTGGCGGGCTGTTTGgagcacagctgctgttgtcCAGGCTTCACTGGCCATCCATTGTAGGCCTGTTACATTCTGCTTCATCACCTATTTATTGCATCTTATATTAAATCAATTCActtaatttaaatattattaaatattattatagatagatagatagatagatagatagatagatagatagatagatagatagatagatagatagatagatagatagatagatacctCCTCCATTAGTTGAATCATATGGATCTGATGTGCAAAGACGATTACCACTCGTGCTGTGGATTTCTTCATCACCTCAACAATCCTCCTTAGTTCAGCTGAGTTTTCACCCCAGGGCAAAATCTCTGAGTAGGCTAGACAACTTCCACCCGACTGAGCAAACTCTTGACGAAAAGATCTTGCTACATGGAGTCCATAATCATCATCACTTACCAGCAGGCCAGCCCACGTCCACCCAAAGTGTTTTAGAATCCGAATCATTGCATGCACCTACATGCATAAGAGTGAAGTCATTAGTTTAgagcaggggtggccaactccaggcctccaggtccggtgtcctgcaggttttagatgtgtccctcatccaacacacctgaatcaaatggctgaattacctcctcagtatgcagtcaagttctccagagtcctgctaatgacttatatatttgactcaggtgtgttgaagcagagacacatctaaaacctgcaggacactggctctcaaggcctggagttggcagCCCTGGTTTAGAGGCTATGTTTTGGTGCAAactatacatacatatatactcaCAATGCAATCAATGTTATTTCTTCTCAATTTGTATAGTATGTGGTCCACAAAAAACAGGCTGTTTTCTACCTCAGGGTAGCTTACATCAATGCACTTgctgtgaaatatttttaagaTTTCTTATTTGTAGAATAAGGTTTTACCTGGAAAGCATCACTTGGAATAGTTCTAAAGAAGGATGGAAACCTGTGATGGTCACTCAGGCAAGAACATGTTGCAAAATAGCTCACCTATCAAAAAACACACTTAAGATCAAAACAGTTGTTtatggtttttacatatttcctATTCTGCATTTCTGCTCATTTCTCACCCTAGAGaaaaaattaacacaaaacattaATACAACATGCCAAAAGCATAGTTAAAACTTAGAATAGGAAACTTACAATGGGCATTTTAAATAAACCTATTACATCAGAGGTTGCAATAGAAAATGTTGAGAAGGAATCGCCCACAATCCCCACAACTGGAGGAGTACCAAAACAGTTCTCGTGAAGCAGAGATTGTTCCTCCTGACCACTGACTAATGACAGTGCAGCACTGAATCCAATAACAAGTGTGGCACAGTTGTCATAAAGACTGTATCCCAGAGTCACATTAGGTAGCAGATTGGAGTTTTTGTTGATTTCATCAATGGCAAAGGCCATAGTCATGGCATGCCTGAACCCTGGAGGGTCaaatctggcaaaaaaaaaaaaagaaaaagaaaagaaaaagttcaaaagttaaaaaaaataacaaactgtgTGTAGAAAATCTGCACCAATTTATGCTTTCTACAGCATGAACATACTACTTACCCTTGGCAGCTCAAAATATTTGGTTCTGAGGTAAACGCTAGCTCAGGGAAAACAGAGGTGTAGTGAACTTCAAACAGCCCTCCCAGAATCACATCTCCAGGCTTGTGCATtccattcagataaaactgtctTCTTAACTTGCAAGTTGAGAAAAGAGACTCTGAGTGCAAAAAGTaggaggagaagaaaatcaCAATCATGTAGAAATACAAGTACATCAATGTGTCAAGAAATGCCCTCATAATGGCACCTCCTCCTTACACCACCAGTTCTTATCTTCATGAATGCATACTTATAtctgttttgatttatttttcatcataGTATAGCACCACCCACATCCACATAGTAGGACAGGGCATCCTCTCTCTAGATACAGTTTAATACTATAGATACAGAATGCCATATAACataatttatgtattttcaattatatttacacttttttctctatctatctatctatctatctatctatctatctatctatctatctatctatctatctatctatctatctatctaagtTAAAAGCATTAGGTATTTCcccaaacataaaaacaggaagtcacagtGTTTTACGTATTTTGCCACAATGACAGTGGCCTTAGAACTGTGTTCctgattttctgttttcctaGTGGTTGAATCATGCATATATTTTCAAAGACACTAAGTCTCTAACATATCATAATATAATTTTTCAGAGAATAACTCACTGCTGATCTGTATCAAAGTGAATGCTCTTCAAACACTGAGTTCAAATGCATACTGCTTTTGCATTACAACGTAGGAAGTACAGTAACACTTACAAATACATGTAATTGAAAAACAGGCCTCCTATTTGTATTAACATACAACAGTAACACAATAGTACTCTTATGTAGCTTTCTGTACTCTGTTGTTTTTCCCTTGCATTCCTACACAGCAGCGTATTTGTCCGTTTACACAGAAACGCAGGCCGGagtgtttctgaaatgctccactctggaccccgtttccaaaatgcatccattctcgtgtaaacaggagaccaaaacgcatcaaaacgacacagtTCTCGTGTAAATGGAAGGCCAaaacgcatcaaaatgacacCGTTTTTGTCTCAGAATCTGGCAGCAAATTAGGAGGAGTTGTAAATTACCAGACACTGTCATTTACGCTCCGATTTGTTATAACCACGCTTTCCCTCCATCTTTTACGGACAGGACTTTTGAAAACTGGAAGTCCAGAGGCATTAATTTATGTGAAAAGATTTATATGTCAATCAACAATTTGCCTCCTTTACACAGTTAAATTAAAAGTTTTCCCTCCCACCTACACAATTCTTCAGATACTTACAAATTCGAAACTATGTCcgtcaaaatataaaaaattttgAACATCTTCCAGAGGACAATAGATGTGTCACGCTTTTGATGAGTTCCCCAGATTCAAAAAACTGATTACTAATTTTGTTAAGTTATTTTCTGATTCTAACTCTGGTACTCAGTCTattacactgataaaaatgattctgcGGTGAAGTAAATCTAACATTAATGaatctgtgaaatcaacaataaaaaatcaagttagtatctttacacaaatatacatagtattgaggtcaaaaacatttgttcaagaTACAAGATATTGtaagttttttcagaaaataaattgtttaaGTACTGAGAGCCAATCTTtttaagttcatccacacaacaaaaaataatcttgttatcTTTACTGCGTTTCATCTGCGTTGTTCATTTGGTATAGACCCTTTTCACATGACGTCACACAACTTCCGTTCGGCCTCGATGCTGGGGATCTTTACTTCCGGTGGGTGGAGTTTACACAGTCTAATACAGTACTAGGATatactatgacatgcagacaagttttcactgacaacacattcaaaactggacaaaggctacaaattctCCATTGAACATTATGGAGGtacgtgtttttgtcttttctagctgttaattaataggatagcattagtcaatttgttagctagctaacattacatGACCTTTCTGCTTTGCAAATAGAACGTCTTTAG includes:
- the LOC115790942 gene encoding extracellular calcium-sensing receptor-like, with the protein product MRAFLDTLMYLYFYMIVIFFSSYFLHSESLFSTCKLRRQFYLNGMHKPGDVILGGLFEVHYTSVFPELAFTSEPNILSCQGFDPPGFRHAMTMAFAIDEINKNSNLLPNVTLGYSLYDNCATLVIGFSAALSLVSGQEEQSLLHENCFGTPPVVGIVGDSFSTFSIATSDVIGLFKMPIVSYFATCSCLSDHHRFPSFFRTIPSDAFQVHAMIRILKHFGWTWAGLLVSDDDYGLHVARSFRQEFAQSGGSCLAYSEILPWGENSAELRRIVEVMKKSTARVVIVFAHQIHMIQLMEEVMKQNVTGLQWMASEAWTTAAVLQTARHMPYLGGTLGIAIRQGEIPGLRDFLLKTHPDLYDSNNTGNSMVRQFWEYTFQCRFAPPPSGWLEGGGAICTGQEELENVETEFLDVSNLRPEYNIYKAVYALAYALDDMLHCAPGRGPFSGHSCATLQTMEPWQLMHYLEKVNFTTPYGDEVSFDENGDALPIYDIMNWLWLPDGSMKVQNVGVVKNTALNGEELTLDEDKIFWNSDSKKPVLSVCSVRCPPGTRMARKTGQPVCCFDCVLCSEGKFSNETDSLECTNCPEDFWSSPQRDHCVAKKTEFLSYHEPLGICLTTASLLGTLICAVVLGIFTHHRSTPMVRANNSELSFLLLVSLKLCFLCSLLFIGQPRLWTCQLRHAAFGISFVLCVSCILVKTMVVLAVFTASKPGGGANLKWFGAVQQRGTVLVLTSIQAAICTAWLVSSSPAPHKNTQYHNDKIVFECVVGSTIGFAVLLGYIGVLAILSFLLAFLARNLPDNFNEAKLITFSMLIFCAVWVAFVPAYVNSPGKYADAVEVFAILASSFGLLVALFGPKCYIILLKPERNTKKAIMGRGSAKS